A single window of Colletotrichum destructivum chromosome 9, complete sequence DNA harbors:
- a CDS encoding Putative Arf GTPase activating protein, translated as MAGVLSKRQQARNEKVLHDLVQSVPGNNFCADCQARNPAWASWSLGVFLCMRCAAIHRKLGTHISKVKSLSMDSWSNEQVENMKKVGNVRSNQIYNQDNKKPPVPVDADEADSAMERFIRTKYVNNKPVPVRKQHSSLSDEGIPPPLPPKSGGKFGFRSASSIFPLSSRLKKDSSLRSTMSSPRDMPRSPSPTDLPNKPSKVFGASVSYEQEDTERKLVSLRDMGFSDGQRNAMVLKGVSGNLERAIETLVRLGESDRRSPSLTGPRESSLRGSRSHANLSTSSGLSAPQPTFSDHTQSPSTASSNNPFDMLPPQPQSSQSTGTLQNKNPYANNPFGAPTQQQQDVNQAFGNLSLAPAQPLFPHHTGGLPASQPFAQPQQMYHQSMTPPVPQQQQSYNPMSFNNNNMTYPQPIQPQATGYNPFFTNQMQPQLQQNLGVNTAPTSSPFANNPFTRSPTRIQSPSLGQIPEQSQTSFYTDSPQTASPQTSNPFFAQRGSQLPQAQQQMPQAPPQQSYQQQFQQEQNPFQQQGQQHFQPQGQQQFQQGQPLFQQQETGQHQYQAPASQPAYQQPQRPDKASILALYNYPQLAPQTFAAHVQPQEAAQTETAAPRQPDHDTNGPMQTAGNKNPFLANGTTSPAVAPVQGIGTEVGPRKPGVSRESMAFTDMQWTNGRHSPDAFASLSARHM; from the exons ATGGCTGGTGTCTTGAGTAAGCGCCAGCAGGCCCGCAACGAAAAGGTCCTACACGATCTGGTTCAGTCAGTCCCAGGAAACAACTTTTGCGCCGACTGCCAGGCACGGAATCCAG CATGGGCCTCATGGAGT CTGGGCGTGTTTCTTTGCATGAGATGTGCCGCCATCCATCGAAAGTTGGGCACGCACATTTCCAAGGTGAAATCCTTGAGCATGGACAGCTGGTCTAACGAGCAAGTCGAG AATATGAAGAAGGTCGGCAACGTCAGATCCAACCAGATCTACAACCAAGACAACAAGAAGCCACCCGTCCCTGTCGATGCTGACGAGGCCGACTCGGCCATGGAACGTTTCATTCGCACCAAATACGTCAACAACAAGCCTGTTCCCGTGCGGAAACAACACTCCAGTCTCTCGGATGAGGGGATCCCACCGCCGTTACCACCCAAATCGGGAGGCAAATTTGGCTTCCGATCCGCCTCGTCAATCTTCCCCCTGTCGTCTCGCTTGAAGAAGGATTCGTCATTGCGCAGTACCATGTCGAGCCCCAGAGACATGCCTCGAAGCCCTTCGCCCACCGACCTCCCAAATAAGCCCTCCAAGGTGTTCGGCGCGAGTGTTTCCTATGAACAGGAAGACACAGAAAGGAAGCTGGTGAGCTTACGGGACATGGGATTCTCTGATGGCCAGCGCAACGCCATGGTGCTGAAGGGAGTGAGCGGAAACCTGGAGAGGGCCATTGAGACCCTGGTGCGATTAGGAGAAAGCGACAGGAGGTCGCCCTCTCTGACTGGACCGCGTGAGAGCTCGTTGCGCGGATCGCGATCGCATGCGAATCTGTCGACGTCCAGCGGCCTATCTGCGCCACAGCCAACATTTAGTGACCACACTCAGTCTCCTTCCACCGCCTCCAGCAACAACCCGTTCGACATGCTGCCACCGCAGCCGCAGTCTTCGCAATCGACCGGCACGCTACAGAACAAGAACCCATACGCGAACAACCCCTTCGGAGCACCGACtcagcagcaacaagacGTCAACCAGGCCTTCGGCAATCTGTCGCTGGCGCCCGCCCAGCCCCTGTTCCCTCATCACACCGGCGGTCTCCCGGCTTCGCAACCGTTCGCTCAGCCTCAGCAGATGTACCACCAgtcgatgacgccgccggtaccgcaacagcaacagAGCTACAACCCTATGagctttaataataataatatgACGTATCCTCAACCAATCCAGCCGCAGGCGACAGGCTACAACCCGTTCTTCACGAATCAGATGCAGCCTCAGCTCCAACAGAACCTGGGTGTCAACACTGCCCCGACATCGAGCCCATTTGCCAACAACCCTTTCACGCGGTCTCCAACGCGGATCCAGTCCCCCTCTCTAGGCCAAATACCCGAGCAGTCGCAAACAAGCTTTTACACGGACTCGCCGCAAACGGCTTCACCACAAACCAGCAACCCGTTTTTTGCACAAAGGGGCTCCCAGCTGCCGCAAGCCCAGCAACAGATGCCACAAGCACCACCGCAGCAGTCTTATCAGCAGCAGTTCCAGCAAGAGCAAAATCCGTTCCAGCAGCAGGGACAACAGCACTTTCAGCCACAGGGGCAGCAACAGTTCCAACAGGGGCAGCCGCTCTTCCAGCAACAAGAAACGGGGCAACATCAATATcaagctccagcttctcaGCCAGCCTACCAGCAGCCTCAGCGACCTGACAAGGCCTCAATCCTGGCCCTTTACAACTATCCGCAATTGGCTCCTCAGACTTTTGCCGCCCACGTCCAACCACAAGAAGCGGCGCAGACGGAAACCGCGGCGCCTCGGCAGCCGGACCACGACACAAATGGACCGATGCAGACGGCAGGGAACAAGAACCCGTTTTTGGCAAACGGTACGACATCGCCTGCCGTGGCCCCGGTCCAAGGAATCGGAACGGAGGTCGGTCCTCGCAAACCGGGCGTCAGCCGGGAGAGCATGGCCTTCACGGACATGCAATGGACAAACGGTCGTCACAGTCCTGATGCCTTTGCCAGCCTTAGCGCGAGGCACATGTAA
- a CDS encoding Putative pyridoxal phosphate-dependent decarboxylase, pyridoxal phosphate-dependent transferase: MASFDLHARLRAALPDGDKAPTLPSSMALANASASLPRPTKEGYLSPLGTEATLTHILDEVVPGLNGQARSGRYYGFVTGGSLPVAEAADNIVSALDQNVQVHLPSQTVATELESVALKMLADVLGLEEGVGEADVWEGRTFTTGATASNILGLACGREAVIERRGGRVSEAGILGACLAAGVKEIQVLTSMGHSSLFKAASVVGLGRASVKEVPASTDEPWRLDLDALERALSREGVVSIIAVSAGEVNTGRFATGGFAEMRRLRDLADKFGAWIHVDGAFGIFARALESTPEFEKIRGLASGLEFADSITVDGHKLLNVPYDCGMFFTRSLAILTSVFTNPNAAYLSSGPSSIPSPLNIGLENSRRFRALPAYAVLRSEGRAGIAAILGRMVLLARRVARWIRESEAYELLPEGAWDLEETHMVVLFRARDEAANEELVGRINATREMYVSGTSWKGRNAVRIAAGSWRVDVERDFNVVTRVLGEMVRG, translated from the exons ATGGCATCTTTCGACTTACATGCTCGgctccgcgccgccctcccagACGGGGACAAGGCCCCCACTCTcccctcctcgatggcccTCGCCAACGCGTCAGCTTCACTTCCACGGCCCACCAAGGAAGGCTACCTTTCACCGCTGGGAACCGAGGCCACGCTCACCcacatcctcgacgaggtcgtcccAGGCCTCAACGGGCAGGCGCGGAGCGGGCGATACTACGGCTTCGTCACGGGCGGGTCGCTGCCCGtagccgaggcggcggacaACATCGTCTCGGCGCTGGACCAGAACGTGCAGGTGCATCTACCCTCGCAGACGGTGGCGACGGAGTTGGAGAGTGTCGCTCTCAAGATGCTTGCTGATGTGCTGGgtctcgaggagggcgtgggcgaggcggatgTCTGGGAGGGGAGGACTTTCACGACGGGGGCGACGGCAAGCAACATTCTTGGTCTGGCCTGCGGAAGAGAGGCCGTCATCGAGAGACGAGGCGGCAGAGTCAGCGAGGCAGGCATCCTGGGCGCGTGTCTGGCGGCGGGTGTGAAGGAGATTCAGGTCCTGACGAGCATGGGACACAGTTCGCTTTTCAAGGCGGCGAGCGTCGTCGGGCTAGGAAGAGCCAGTGTGAAAGAGGTGCCTGCAAGCACGGACGAGCCGTGGAGGTTGGATCTGGATGCCTTGGAGAGGGCCTTGAGCAGAGAGGGCGTGGTGAGTATCATTGCCGTGAGTGCTGGGGAGGTGAATACGGGCAGGTTCGCGACAGGTGGGTTCGCGGAAATGAGAAGGCTGAGAGACTTGGCTGATAAGTTTGGGGCGTGGATTCATGTCGATGGAG CTTTTGGTATCTTTGCGAGGGCACTGGAGTCGACGCCCGAGTTTGAGAAGATTAGGGGCTTGGCATCGGGTTTGGAGTTTGCGGACAGCATTACTGTCGACGGCCATAAGCTTCTGAATGTG CCCTACGACTGCGGCATGTTCTTCACGCGCTCCCTCGCAATCCTCACGTCTGTCTTCACAAACCCCAACGCAGCTTACCTCTCATCCGGCCCTTCATCCATTCCTTCCCCGCTCAACATTGGGCTCGAGAACTCGCGCCGCTTCCGGGCCCTTCCAGCCTATGCGGTGCTCCGATCCGAAGGGCGGGCTGGCATCGCCGCAATTCTGGGGAGAATGGTCCTTCTCGCGCGCCGGGTGGCTCGGTGGATTCGCGAATCGGAGGCGTATGAGCTGCTCCCCGAGGGGGCCTGGGACTTGGAGGAGACACACATGGTCGTCCTCTTCCGGGCGCGTGATGAAGCGGCCAACGAGGAGTTGGTGGGACGAATCAACGCCACACGAGAGATGTACGTCAGCGGAACGAgctggaaggggaggaatgCCGTGAGGATTGCAGCGGGGAGCTGGAGGGTTGACGTCGAGAGAGACTTTAACGTCGTGACGCGGGTGTTGGGGGAGATGGTCAGGGGATAA